AATTATCCAGAAAGTTTGATAATTGGTCTCCAGAAAGTTTTAGGTTAACAGATCACCAAATTATTGAAATTGTAAATAGCGTGCCAGAACAAACAATTGAAGATATTAAATTTGCCCAAAGCAATGTAAGAAGATTTGCTGAAGAACAGAGAAAGTCTATGTTAGATATTGAAGTAGAAACATTACCAGGTGTTATTCTTGGTCACAAAAATATTCCAGTAGGGAGTGTTGGCTGTTATATTCCTGGGGGACGTTATCCTATGGTTGCTTCTGCACATATGAGTGTATTAACAGCAAAAGTAGCGGGAGTAAAACGAGTGATCGCTTGCACTCCACCTATTGCTGGAGAAATTCCTGCAGCTACAGTTGCAGCGATGCATCTAGCAGGGGCCGATGAAATTTATATTCTTGGAGGTATTCAAGCAATGGCTGCAATGGCTGTCGGTACGGAAACAATCGAACCGGTGGATATGCTGGTAGGTCCAGGGAATGCATATGTAGCAGAAGCAAAACGTCAATTATATGGTCGTGTGGGAATTGACCTCTTTGCAGGCCCTACAGAAACATTAGTAGTTGCTGATGAAACCGCAGATGCAGAAATGATTGCAACTGACCTTTTGGGACAGGGAGAGCACGGTCCAACTTCACCAGGAGCATTGATTACAACGTCTAAAAAATTAGCCGAAGAGACTGTAGAGGAGATTGAACGTCAACTTCAAAACCTTCCAACGGCTGATGTAGCACGAGTTTCCTGGGAAGATTACGGGAGAATCATTATTGTTGAAAATGAGCAGGAAGCTTTAATAGAGGCTGATAAACTGGCTTTTGAACATGTAGAAATTTTAACGAAAAATCCAGATTACTTCTTGGAGAATATGAACAATTATGGATGTTTATTCCTTGGGCCAGAAACAAATGTAGCATATGGTGATAAAGTAATTGGTACAAATCATACCCTTCCAACAAAAGGCGCAGCACGCTATACTGGGGGGCTTTGGGTAGGCAAGTTTTTAAAAACATGCACATATCAAAAAGTTACAGAAGAGGCAAGCGTCCAAATCGGTGAATATGCCGCACGTCTTTGTCAACTAGAGAATTTTTCTGGTCATGCTGAACAAGCCCTTCTTCGTGTCCGTCGTTATGGGAAAGTAACAGCTAAATAACTAATAAAAAGGATGCATAAACCTCTTATGTATCCTTTTTAACTAAATATTTACTATTGTAAATATAATCTTATAAGTTATAAAAATTGAAAGCGTTTGCTTTTGTTTTAACAATTTACAAGAAAATATTTAAGTATACTACTTTTAATTATCGTTAGTTTCAAAATTATACAATCAAGGAAGTGAGGCTATTATTACTTTGTTAGCTGTTACAGGATTGACCCATAAACAAGCTTACAGAGATATTTTTGCTGTAACTATTATTAAAACTCTTGCATGCTTTTTTATCATCCTTGTCTACAGTTTAACTGGTTTAGTTTAATAATAGAGATTATTGGATTAATAGACTTATAATCAACACTATGAATCAAAATATATAAAATTTTTCCTA
This sequence is a window from Priestia filamentosa. Protein-coding genes within it:
- the hisD gene encoding histidinol dehydrogenase, whose amino-acid sequence is MVQIFKQGKSQEEIAQNDMQISTTVSQTIKKVEDEGDAAVRELSRKFDNWSPESFRLTDHQIIEIVNSVPEQTIEDIKFAQSNVRRFAEEQRKSMLDIEVETLPGVILGHKNIPVGSVGCYIPGGRYPMVASAHMSVLTAKVAGVKRVIACTPPIAGEIPAATVAAMHLAGADEIYILGGIQAMAAMAVGTETIEPVDMLVGPGNAYVAEAKRQLYGRVGIDLFAGPTETLVVADETADAEMIATDLLGQGEHGPTSPGALITTSKKLAEETVEEIERQLQNLPTADVARVSWEDYGRIIIVENEQEALIEADKLAFEHVEILTKNPDYFLENMNNYGCLFLGPETNVAYGDKVIGTNHTLPTKGAARYTGGLWVGKFLKTCTYQKVTEEASVQIGEYAARLCQLENFSGHAEQALLRVRRYGKVTAK